From the Lysinibacillus fusiformis genome, the window AACGTAATAAGTTAATTGGCTACCTTTTATTGTATACAGGCCTTCGAGTAAGTGAATTAGTAAATATTCAGCTAACAGATGTAGATCAACTAACTGCACAGCTGACAGTGAGGGGCAAAGGGGGCAAGCTGCGGGAAGTGCCGTTGCGAAAGGATGTGCTTGAAGCGCTGCAACAGTACCAAAAAGGGGAGCGAGCCAGCAGCAAACACAGTCAAAGTCTCTACTTGCTCGTCAGCCAGCGAGCAGAGAGGATGCACAGAGACGCAGCGAGACGATGGCTTGAACAAACGGGAGTCAAGCTAGGCTTTCACATGCATCCGCACATGATTAGACATACGTTTGCGACACGACTGTTACACAGAGGCAATGTGTCAATTACAACAGTGTCAAAGCTTTGCGGGCATGCATCGTTAAATATGACAATGCGTTTTTATATCAATACGTCAAAAGAAGAAAAGCAATCAGCGGTTGATAAACTGTAAATAGAATAACGGCTAGCAGAGAAGCTAACCGTTATTTTTTTGATGTTGTGCAATGAGTTCATCTAAAAAAGCAGAGACGTTGGCAATCTGACCAGTAGCTTGTAATTGCTTTACATAATCCATCTGTTCTTTCTGTAAATGTGCGGTGAATTTGATGCGATTTGCCTTGTAGGTGTCAGTAACTTCTTTTTTTGGTCGACCTCTTTTATCTGTGTACCCAGCATTTTTGAGTCGACCTAAAATAGCAGTAAGCTGTTGTTCTTGGTGACGAATCCTAACTTCTAATTGTTTTTGAAGTTTTGGATTACTGGATGCTTGCAGTTGTTGCTTAAAGTCTTGAAGATTTTGTTTTACATCTTTCAGTGTTTGCAATTGTTGTTGGATATACTGTTCATTTTTTTGAGCCGCCTGTACTTTCAATATTGCTACATTCTCCTTTGAAAAAATAACTTTTCCCATCATTTATCACTCCATTAAATTAGAATAATAAGTTGTTAGAATATTTTGGTCGACCAAAATTTAAACAAAATGACCATCCAAGATTTGATTTAATTCTGCTGTAATATTGACTTGATCTCTTTCAGAGAAGGTTAGTAGTATCTTTCCTGAATGATTTGCAAATGCAACGAAAGGATCATACCTATTTTCAAATAGCTGTTCTAGTAATACTGCTACTGCAACAGCAATTTGTGGTTCAGTATAAAAGATTTCAAAAGTTAAATTCAGTTTTTCTTGAGCTTCCTTCGTATTTACCTTCCCATCATCCAATCCATTATGAAAGTAATTGCTCTCAATTCCTGTACTTGATAATAAATTGTAGATTTGAATTTGTAGGTCTCGTTGTTTAGATTCTTGTGAGAGTTCAAGTGTCATTTTTTCTTTATTGCGATGAATCTTCAATTCTTTTAAATCTTTTGAAATAATCGAACGGTCGACTTCAATACTATATTCTTCTGCTAATATTTGGCGAATACCATCTTGTGTTAATCTATCATAGGTTTTCAAGATTTCTTTAATTTTTCTATGACGTATTTGTTTGTTTTCTTTCATTATTCCCTCCTGGAATTCGGAATTCACATTTTAGACACAATTTCCAGCGATGTGCAGCCAATAATTGTTTGTACGTTGATTCTATAAGGTTTTACCCAGATTGTAATTTGATAAAAGAATCAATAAGGATATCCTGTCACATAAAACCAAACATTGCAATTATCTTTGCACAATTCCTAAAATGTTGCACAAATTACTGTGTGTTTTATTGTTTGTTTGTTGATTTGAAGATGTTTTAATGTTGATTGTAATGTGCAAAGATTGTAAATTGAAGAAGCGGAAACGAGATAGATTGTTTCGGTAACAAAACACAAGGAGGTATTCAAAATGCAAACTGATACACATTGTAAAGTACTAGCAGAAGTTAAGAAGAAAGTTTATCCGTGGTACGATCTCGTCTTAAAAATGCACTCATCGATTCACGAAGTTGCGCCAAGCACAAATGAGGATAGTGTGATGTTATTTTCAACTCTTAAAGTAGAAGGTAAATCAAATTGGCATGGTGACTTAGATCATCTAAATGAAAAACTCTTACCGTTTATAAGTATAACGTTTCCGCAATTCTCCATTCAAACGCTAACGTCAGAGAATGACAACTTCGAAGC encodes:
- a CDS encoding tyrosine-type recombinase/integrase gives rise to the protein MEFKINIVERFTEWLTHEGKASATIASYINDVKQFNQYLAVKDVDPEVLLTRFLFTNYMKQLETEGMAVSTINKKVNSLKVYNDWLYHEKMVEDVFISIKKDKVKIATGSEAEVSVLTDTQVEQFLFHLEKESQRNKLIGYLLLYTGLRVSELVNIQLTDVDQLTAQLTVRGKGGKLREVPLRKDVLEALQQYQKGERASSKHSQSLYLLVSQRAERMHRDAARRWLEQTGVKLGFHMHPHMIRHTFATRLLHRGNVSITTVSKLCGHASLNMTMRFYINTSKEEKQSAVDKL